The DNA region aatacttacgATGAAATTTGTCGACGTAATTCAGCCTCTCGACTGTTTGTTGCCCTCAACGACATGATAAATCGCGAACATATCATTCTTATTGGTGGTAAGGTATGTGATGACACTGTcaataactataaaaaaaagtataaaaatataaattaatataaatagttttaatacaatttaaaataaatttttttgtttccaaTTTTACTTGTTATCTTGATTCATTCAAgtcaaacaaaataatattgtttagtcactataaatacattttattcatGTCAGAATAAACATAGATAATAGAATTTTCAAGCTATTGTTTTAaactttcattattatttttatttatatattcaagttgacaattcaaaactttatataccgagtattaaaaattcataaaattattaagacttatcttgaaaaataaaataaaataaacgtcATATGACAGGGATTAATCATACATGAGATTATGTCAGTGCAATTGCGTGAGTACAGTGACCCTTTCAGAGTTTAAGTCACCATACagaataaaaacattaaaatataatttcaattggGTAAAAACTtggtgataattttatttagcaaGTGGAACAAGTGttaacttgatttatttaaaagacccatggaatttttttttttttttttttgtttcatgtgttcatttttttatgcttGATATAAAAGAGTACGtgaatatgaattttaaaaaatctttgataagtataaaaataaaatcgttaaagaaaaaacaatcaaataataatgatgaaaatataaattaccacCCACGTGTTTTATGAAGTTTCCACATGTCGTGGTGCATGTATGACTATAATTTTGTAGGAGAAAAAATCACGCATCAAAAGAGGGGAGAATATGCTTTATATTAAATCATCCCGAGTCATCTAAAAGTTCAGTAGCAGTTGAATATTGTTCAagcaaacaacaaaataatatttaaaaaatatccttttttttttttttcttttcttttcttcattatttaattttgtaatataattaataacttatctaaaatttgtttaaataatttttaattcgaaTGAAGCTCAGTATATTTtgtcttgtattatttttatcaattatattcattaataaaatggcACATGGTTTTCCCGCCAGTGATCCAGAAGCAGtaagtaatatttatttttaaaacaaaaaataattaatagaagcttcaagtatatatataattttgttttttaaatttgttaactagtctgttaatttaataaaatactaaaatatatttgtctatttttaattatttaattttatttcaggcTGCTGAAAATATGAGGTCGATTCCACAATGGCATTGCCTTCGTTATAGGAAATTCGATCTAGTTCGTCGATGCAGAAATTATCGTCTATCACGCAAACACTGACCTATCAGAAAGCGGGTGGATACTAGTTATCACACCAGCAATCCGCCAAGTGTCTACTTAACTACCCAGAGTttgattatcattaaattgatCCCTCGACTAATCAGGCTAATCCAAATGATAAACTAAATATCAATTTCCATCcgaaaagtttaaataataatattaatattagtaatataaAGCTGActgaaataaatcattttgcTTATGTTAAAGGAAGTCATGAGCTTCCATGTATATCTCATCGCGTATGTCAGTCAATGACAATTGACactcatttaaatatatatatattatatactcatgtatttattgaaatattatgtgtcaaaaaaatatcattaaataattcataatatcGTTTATCAAGTTGTGTTAAATTTCTATCATCATATGAAAATTGGTGTTTGTTAATtgtattgttgatttaatggcattaaaaataatactagcGCGATGTGATTaatacagttaaaaaaaaaaaaaataacaataatataatacttaaataaataaatgatttaaaaaaaaatttgttcaatttttttcgctACCCTTTTatgatgcttttttttttagccacgattaattaattaataaataaaataaataaattttgtttaataatattacctcatcaaccattttttttccagatttttcaaattgatcatgtgaaaaataatcatttttttctacatttgtATTTGACTCATCAGCAATTAGGCTACTGAATGCAGTTAATGGTATATTTCCATTGACAGTAAGATTTTCCAATGACACAGCAGCTTCAGATTCTGCTTCAAGTGTTAAAAGTTCTTGATTTGaatccaagaaaaataattgtgatttTAATTGCCAAACATGTGgattgtatgtatttttttctgatgTATTTGGCACAAAGCAAGCACCCATCACTGTACTTTCAtcttttaaaagattttttcttgtataaaTAGGCTCTGATGATTGAGGTGTAAATACatatactaaaaattatttaaaaaaaaaaaacaataacaattattaatatcattattatgaaGTACTTGTGTTGATGATAGAataatgttatattatttttacttacaaTTATTATCTTCTGTAAATGCAACCATGTATACTGAGCTAATATCAGAAGTTAAATTAGCTAATTTTAATGGTACACTCCAAGAAATTGTTAAAGTTAATAAATTCCAAACAACAATATGTTCAGATGATCCAACAACAACTAAATGACAAGCTTCATGTTTACCAAATTCAATACGTTTTAATGTTTGTGAATAACGACTGTGAGTCAAACTACATTTGAGTATATTTGTAACAGGATTCCATATTGTTAATGATGAACCAAAACCAACACCAAGAAGTGAaccatcaattgaaaaatcagcATCCATTGATGGTAAATTACGATAATCACCAATTCCACAACATTGccaatattttgttgttttatacaTTGATTCTGGCTCAACTAAATcccataatttaaattgatcatCTTTACCAGTTGTTACAACCATAAAATTATCACTATCAAGTGATGTATTTGatctaaattttaatgatgttaTTCCATTTTCATGTGGTAATTcaatacatgtatttaatgaatatatttgtttttccatAATATATTTCCAAAATTTAAGTCTAACTTCTGGACTTGATATACCATCATTTCTTTCTTCAACAGTTGCCATCCATGTACCATCACTACTTAATGCAATTTTAGTTACTTCTgtattaacaataatcataTTTCTTCCttgtgttattaaattttgtgttgttatatcaatattatgtAAAAGACTTTTAGTATttgtatcaaaaaattgtacatgTCCAGTTCTACTATTTAATACTAAACTACCAGTTCTTGGATCAAGTACTAAACCAGcaggaaataaattttttttagatgttgTTACACCCCatgtaaaattttgtataacagatgttaattttttttctggattaataacaataataccaTTATCTAATGTTGATATTGCAACATAACGATTTTCTGGTGCAAttgttaaatgttttattggTGCTGGTAAACGtggtaaaaatgttttattatttggtttaCCAATTGACCATTTAACAAGTACACATTCACTACCACCAGTATATAAATGTTCACCAGATTTTGAAAATGCAATTTCAGTTACAGGCAATGTATGCCAATGATATACTCCTTGTGCtggatgttttttaaataaatcaaaccaTACAACAGCACGTCCACTTGAATCACCAGTTGCAACACATGTCTCTTCAGGATGTCCAGCAACACATGTTATTTTACGTCCAGTTAAACCAATTTTATGCCATATACCAGTTAAATTTTGATTCAAACGAAGAATATGTAAATCAACATCTTGACCAATTGCCACCAAATTATTACCATTGTTACCaataatatctacataatAATCAGCAATGTGTTTGATACAAGTTGACTTTGTAGCATCACCTGTATCAAGATCACAAAGCACTAGCTGAATGTCATTATGAGCTTCAACAATATATGTTAGCAAAGCTTGACATACTTGATGACCATTTGCACGTTGATAATTAACAACatgaaatgtttttattttagcatCAGCatgagttttaaattttaattttttaacaattaatccATTACGAGAATCCCAATTAACAAGTTCTCCATTCTCGGTACAACcaataattgtattaaaattatctgaattaaatgtaattgctattattttattatcaacaggtTCAAATTCACGTACAAAATCACCTGTTTTTGTACTATTTGCTCGTATTACATTTTTCCAAACAACGTATAAAATtctataaacaataacaacaacattaataatttatctatattaattttaatattacaattattttaaatagattattaattaattaaaacatacTCTCCATCACTAGAAAATAGTGGACGACGATCGATGATACTTCCACCACCTTTTCTCTTCACAACCAATTCATCACCAAATCTCTTGTATCGTTGACCTTGGCTAGGAGTTGgaggtttt from Aphidius gifuensis isolate YNYX2018 linkage group LG5, ASM1490517v1, whole genome shotgun sequence includes:
- the LOC122856249 gene encoding WD repeat-containing protein 75-like, which encodes NLKPPTPSQGQRYKRFGDELVVKRKGGGSIIDRRPLFSSDGEILYVVWKNVIRANSTKTGDFVREFEPVDNKIIAITFNSDNFNTIIGCTENGELVNWDSRNGLIVKKLKFKTHADAKIKTFHVVNYQRANGHQVCQALLTYIVEAHNDIQLVLCDLDTGDATKSTCIKHIADYYVDIIGNNGNNLVAIGQDVDLHILRLNQNLTGIWHKIGLTGRKITCVAGHPEETCVATGDSSGRAVVWFDLFKKHPAQGVYHWHTLPVTEIAFSKSGEHLYTGGSECVLVKWSIGKPNNKTFLPRLPAPIKHLTIAPENRYVAISTLDNGIIVINPEKKLTSVIQNFTWGVTTSKKNLFPAGLVLDPRTGSLVLNSRTGHVQFFDTNTKSLLHNIDITTQNLITQGRNMIIVNTEVTKIALSSDGTWMATVEERNDGISSPEVRLKFWKYIMEKQIYSLNTCIELPHENGITSLKFRSNTSLDSDNFMVVTTGKDDQFKLWDLVEPESMYKTTKYWQCCGIGDYRNLPSMDADFSIDGSLLGVGFGSSLTIWNPVTNILKCSLTHSRYSQTLKRIEFGKHEACHLVVVGSSEHIVVWNLLTLTISWSVPLKLANLTSDISSVYMVAFTEDNNLYVFTPQSSEPIYTRKNLLKDESTVMGACFVPNTSEKNTYNPHVWQLKSQLFFLDSNQELLTLEAESEAAVSLENLTVNGNIPLTAFSSLIADESNTNVEKNDYFSHDQFEKSGKKMVDELLTVSSHTLPPIRMICSRFIMSLRATNSREAELRRQISSNNDDSNNDSVAVVKKEFKNENKKPQFQEEFEKNPEFVSFNWKFLAEIYSDK